A single window of Paenibacillus sp. SYP-B4298 DNA harbors:
- a CDS encoding ABC-ATPase domain-containing protein: MKQAEDLQKLLQSIEGKGYPAYKALKGSYDCGAYILAIDHVQADPYAPPSKARVLLKRQTAGIPKSCLDSRAKVVAVSDFLARAFGRAIQKAQAGGQGAGNNGQIIIDSCGQEILERTAIVIGEERMEARLEIGLPAAGRRVLGKAADRLLREVLPKVVEQALLYRNLDQQALDRHIASMLDQEHIRQELRKRRLVAFVANGSMLPRESGVSDRPMRGGIPFQSPVSLETTMELPSGRTVTGMGIAEGITLIVGGGYHGKSTLLQALQRGVYNHIPGDGREGAITREDAVKIRAEDGRPIERVDISPFINNLPGKKDTRQFSTENASGSTSQAANVMEALEAGASLLLIDEDTSATNFMIRDRRMQRLIASDKEPITPFLDKIRPLYEEHGVSTILIVGGTGDYFDTADRVIMLDEYVPRDVTEQAKDIAASDTYRRDMPPEQRFGGIMPRIPMRFGPPTSGRDDRIRAKSLSVILYGKQMIDLSALEQLVDDSQTRAIAVMLDYYKQKLLGKQWTLAEAADWLYEQIDRDGLASLSSHAGHPGDLARPRKQEFCAALNRYRGLQAAVADSARKRL, translated from the coding sequence ATGAAACAAGCTGAAGACCTGCAGAAGCTGCTGCAATCTATAGAGGGCAAGGGCTACCCTGCCTATAAGGCGCTGAAGGGGAGCTATGATTGCGGTGCTTACATACTTGCCATTGACCATGTTCAGGCCGACCCCTACGCGCCGCCATCCAAGGCGAGAGTGCTCTTGAAGCGGCAGACGGCAGGCATCCCCAAGAGTTGTCTCGATTCGAGGGCGAAGGTGGTTGCCGTGTCCGATTTCCTGGCTCGGGCGTTCGGGCGGGCAATACAGAAGGCTCAGGCGGGTGGACAGGGGGCGGGCAATAACGGTCAGATCATCATAGATAGCTGCGGTCAGGAAATACTGGAGCGCACCGCGATCGTCATCGGTGAGGAGCGGATGGAGGCACGTCTGGAGATCGGGCTGCCGGCTGCTGGCAGGCGGGTGCTCGGCAAAGCGGCAGATCGGCTGCTGCGAGAGGTGCTGCCGAAGGTGGTGGAGCAGGCGCTGCTCTATCGCAATCTGGATCAACAGGCGCTGGATCGCCACATCGCCTCCATGCTGGATCAAGAGCATATTCGCCAGGAGCTGCGGAAGCGACGGCTGGTGGCGTTCGTAGCCAACGGGTCAATGCTGCCGCGTGAGAGCGGTGTATCTGATCGGCCGATGCGCGGAGGCATCCCCTTCCAGAGTCCGGTATCTCTGGAGACGACGATGGAGTTGCCCAGCGGTAGAACGGTAACAGGGATGGGGATTGCCGAGGGCATTACACTGATCGTAGGCGGCGGCTACCATGGCAAATCTACACTGCTGCAGGCGTTGCAGCGGGGGGTGTATAACCATATCCCCGGCGATGGCAGGGAAGGGGCGATTACCAGGGAGGATGCAGTCAAGATACGCGCGGAGGACGGGCGGCCGATCGAGAGAGTGGATATAAGTCCCTTCATCAACAATCTGCCAGGCAAGAAGGACACACGCCAATTCTCAACAGAAAATGCGAGCGGGAGCACCTCCCAGGCGGCAAATGTGATGGAGGCGCTGGAGGCTGGAGCATCACTGCTGCTGATCGATGAGGACACCTCGGCGACGAATTTTATGATTCGCGACCGCCGCATGCAACGGCTGATTGCGAGCGATAAGGAGCCGATCACGCCGTTTCTGGACAAGATCAGGCCGCTCTACGAGGAGCATGGCGTCTCGACGATTCTGATCGTGGGCGGGACGGGAGATTATTTTGACACGGCGGATCGGGTGATCATGCTGGATGAATATGTTCCAAGGGATGTGACAGAGCAGGCCAAGGACATCGCCGCTTCCGATACGTACAGACGGGACATGCCCCCAGAGCAGCGCTTCGGAGGCATTATGCCCCGCATCCCCATGCGCTTCGGACCGCCCACTAGCGGAAGGGACGACCGTATTCGAGCCAAATCACTCAGCGTCATACTGTATGGCAAGCAGATGATTGATCTGTCCGCTCTGGAGCAACTGGTGGATGATAGCCAGACCCGGGCGATTGCAGTCATGCTCGACTACTACAAGCAGAAGCTGTTAGGCAAGCAATGGACACTGGCAGAAGCCGCCGACTGGCTCTATGAGCAGATTGACCGTGACGGGCTGGCTTCTCTGTCCTCCCATGCAGGACATCCGGGCGATCTTGCACGGCCGAGGAAGCAGGAGTTCTGTGCGGCGCTGAACCGTTACCGCGGTCTTCAGGCGGCTGTGGCCGATTCTGCGCGCAAGAGGCTATAG
- a CDS encoding S-layer homology domain-containing protein, whose protein sequence is MYSKQAEQAQGWLRIFLAFILLATSVLPVGPWEERAAAADGDQPLSVTDAIARNNDGLSATVEGYVVGYFNGSINSLQTAAPYSGNTNFGIADQPDETNISRIMPVQVPNVTAVRQQFGLNNNPELRGRKVRVASGVLSAYFGVPGIRSDSSTVFQLVEETGTEVKPTHVAKVAASPAPGALPVGTAVTLSTATDGAAIYYRLGSSGEYVEYTAPIQIGQATTVEAYAVKEGLENSELASLDYTIADTALLTIAEARVKPAGTAVTVQGIVTYREESGGMANLYVQDGQAGIVVRGTDSTVEPGDRIEAYGPITLFNGLVQIEKDKSGFAGGYIRVIQPAQGIPAPVVLTSKDFAPAADGGKGAGGIYEGMLVTVKNVQVTRNNSSTFYVTDQAGGEFIIYAKNSPSALTPGASYEQITGVMTYHSSYGLELVPRTAADVTSQLLSVVASKPSGGIVKDTTVSLSSPMAGATIYYTLDDSEPTRASAVYSGPISVGKDTVIRAIAVLDSSASAVYTFRYTVLQELDRLRIHDIQGAAHRSLYDGQAVQDVEGIVTTVVNASSFYMQEIPGMEDSDDRTSEGILVYKSGHSMAIGNKVKVSGQVKEYSASATELPVTEIVAGTIAVSEAGQPLPQPIVIGTGGRIIPKWIDSDRLALFNPEKDAIDFYESLEGMRVQLNQAEIIGPYSSEPGLAVTVDNGDRNPLRTPAGGVILTGDGAEPFESTLNPQRLFINRKPSETVKTGDRFAAPITGVLTYASGNYKLQPDGNLPGVVPGGLEQATAAIAFDKDKLTVATFNLENFSKKDAERALQIGDIIVKRLHAPDVIGVMEVQDNDGPTDSGTTAADESFRTLIEAIASKGGPVYAYTEIAPANNQDGGAPGANIRVGFLYNQERVSLKQGNAGDATTAIQVQEDGTLSLNPGRIEPLHEAFTSSRKPLAAEFEFHGERVVVIANHFNSKGGDLKPYGSTQPATRSSEVQRAKQAAVVNGFIKALIAKDPAVNVVALGDFNDFQFSRTLNIVAGDELDNLVNKLPENSRYSYIYDGNSQTLDHILTSKNISASAVIEAVHVNADFAAEHGRVSDHDPLLAQLAIGGREEGDYALRVLHTNDTHAHLDNIARRVTAIKELRNDSTLVLDAGDVMSGTLYFNRFNGLADLEFMNRIGYDAMTFGNHEFDKGTGVLAQFVQAAKFPFVSANIDVSQDGQLGGLSSGAAGEPGEQGRIYPAIIKEVKGEKVGIFGLTTLDTVSLSSPGDKVKFADYKASAEATVAMLEREGVNKIIALTHLGYADDLKLAEAVAGIDIVVGGHSHTILNEPVVVRTHKEPTLVVQTGEYNVSLGQLDVTFDVAGALTSWNGKLLKLDEKDSSGQYRFAEDPEAAAKLKEYAEPLAEYRKTVVGSTRVRLDGERGSVRKQETNLGNLVAQGMLEKVKSIVKEPDVKGYVAIQNGGGIRASIQQGDITLGDLLTVMPFGNNLSALKMTGKEIAAALENGVSGVETGEGRFPQVAGMQFYYDSTKPGEKLDSLTGQVKQTGQRVVKVQLRNSNGTYTDMDPNAYYIVATNSFMAGGGDFYRAMRAAKDDNRYYELNLVDYEVFLEHLNRIGVVGQQAEGHIIDLKGKALPTEGEPVYYPSPGSGGGNGSGSAPGAQPARPETPNQPGATDNQSTEAPAKPGVPTSPGTPTVPGSTPGGGETAPNTVFSDAGQHWASAAIAQAAARGIVNGYQDGSFRPNETATRAEFVTMLARAFSLEQSSSAVKLKDAEQIPTWARGSVAQAMELGIITGYADQTFRPSGTISRVELAVMVVRALGLPVKEQAELSFADANSVPAWAVPYVAAVAEAGLMQGAEAGRFLPQAKATRAEVTAVLLAALKNNP, encoded by the coding sequence ATGTATAGCAAGCAAGCTGAGCAAGCTCAAGGCTGGCTACGAATCTTCCTTGCCTTCATCCTGCTCGCAACCAGTGTTCTGCCGGTCGGGCCTTGGGAGGAACGAGCTGCGGCGGCAGATGGAGATCAGCCGCTGAGTGTGACGGATGCGATCGCGCGCAACAATGATGGGCTATCCGCTACCGTAGAGGGGTATGTTGTGGGGTACTTCAATGGCTCTATCAACAGCTTGCAGACGGCCGCTCCGTATAGCGGTAATACGAACTTTGGTATTGCAGATCAACCCGATGAGACAAATATCAGCAGGATCATGCCTGTTCAGGTGCCCAATGTGACAGCCGTGCGGCAGCAATTCGGGCTGAATAATAATCCTGAGCTGCGCGGTCGCAAGGTGCGCGTGGCAAGTGGCGTGCTGAGCGCTTACTTTGGCGTGCCGGGCATACGCAGCGATTCTTCTACGGTCTTCCAGCTCGTCGAAGAGACGGGGACGGAGGTGAAGCCGACCCATGTCGCGAAGGTGGCTGCCTCCCCGGCTCCGGGCGCACTGCCAGTTGGAACAGCCGTTACGCTGAGCACAGCTACAGATGGTGCAGCCATCTACTACAGGCTGGGAAGCAGCGGTGAATATGTGGAGTATACCGCGCCGATTCAGATCGGTCAGGCAACCACCGTCGAAGCCTACGCCGTGAAGGAGGGGCTGGAGAACAGCGAGCTCGCCTCCCTGGACTACACGATTGCAGACACGGCGCTGCTGACGATCGCGGAGGCGCGAGTGAAGCCGGCAGGCACGGCGGTAACGGTGCAAGGTATCGTTACATATCGCGAGGAGTCGGGCGGCATGGCCAATCTGTATGTCCAGGATGGACAAGCGGGGATTGTTGTGCGCGGCACCGATTCGACTGTGGAGCCAGGCGACCGGATCGAGGCTTATGGCCCCATCACACTCTTTAATGGTCTGGTGCAGATCGAGAAGGACAAGTCGGGCTTCGCCGGCGGCTACATCCGCGTTATCCAGCCCGCCCAGGGGATCCCTGCGCCTGTCGTGTTGACCTCCAAGGACTTCGCTCCTGCAGCCGATGGCGGCAAAGGGGCAGGCGGCATCTACGAAGGCATGCTGGTTACAGTCAAAAACGTGCAGGTCACGAGAAACAACAGCTCGACCTTCTATGTCACTGATCAGGCGGGCGGAGAATTCATCATTTATGCGAAGAACAGTCCGTCCGCGCTCACACCAGGAGCGAGCTATGAGCAAATAACCGGTGTGATGACGTACCATTCCAGCTATGGACTGGAGCTGGTGCCGCGCACGGCGGCGGATGTCACCAGTCAACTGCTCTCTGTTGTTGCGAGCAAGCCGTCCGGCGGTATCGTCAAGGATACAACTGTCTCGCTGTCTTCGCCGATGGCGGGAGCGACCATCTACTATACGCTGGATGACTCCGAGCCGACACGTGCATCTGCGGTGTACAGTGGCCCGATCTCTGTCGGGAAGGATACTGTGATTCGGGCTATTGCGGTGCTGGATAGCAGCGCGAGCGCGGTCTACACCTTCCGCTATACGGTGCTGCAGGAGCTGGATAGGCTGCGCATTCATGACATTCAGGGTGCCGCCCACCGCTCATTGTATGATGGACAAGCGGTGCAGGATGTAGAGGGTATCGTGACGACTGTTGTGAATGCCAGCTCCTTCTATATGCAGGAGATTCCGGGAATGGAGGATAGCGATGACCGGACCTCGGAGGGCATCCTCGTCTACAAATCCGGTCACAGTATGGCGATTGGCAACAAGGTGAAGGTGTCCGGTCAAGTCAAGGAATACAGCGCATCGGCAACGGAGCTGCCGGTGACGGAGATCGTCGCGGGGACGATTGCAGTCAGCGAGGCGGGGCAGCCTCTGCCACAGCCGATCGTAATCGGCACGGGCGGACGCATCATTCCCAAGTGGATTGACTCGGACCGACTGGCTCTATTTAATCCCGAGAAGGATGCGATCGATTTCTACGAAAGTCTGGAGGGGATGAGAGTTCAGCTCAACCAGGCGGAGATTATCGGGCCATATTCCAGTGAGCCGGGTCTGGCGGTAACGGTGGATAATGGAGATCGCAATCCGCTGCGAACACCTGCTGGGGGCGTCATCCTGACGGGGGATGGAGCGGAGCCGTTCGAGAGCACGCTCAATCCGCAGCGGCTGTTCATTAACCGGAAGCCGAGCGAGACGGTCAAGACAGGGGATCGCTTTGCAGCGCCGATTACAGGAGTGCTGACGTATGCCAGCGGCAATTATAAGCTTCAGCCGGATGGCAATCTGCCTGGAGTTGTGCCAGGCGGCCTGGAGCAAGCGACGGCAGCGATCGCCTTCGACAAGGACAAGCTGACGGTGGCGACCTTTAATCTGGAGAATTTTAGCAAGAAGGATGCGGAGCGGGCGCTCCAGATTGGAGACATCATCGTCAAGCGGCTGCATGCACCCGATGTGATCGGGGTAATGGAGGTGCAGGACAATGACGGGCCCACAGACAGCGGGACGACGGCAGCCGATGAGAGCTTCCGCACGCTGATCGAGGCGATCGCCAGCAAGGGCGGGCCGGTCTATGCCTATACGGAGATTGCTCCGGCCAATAATCAGGATGGCGGTGCGCCAGGGGCGAACATTCGCGTCGGTTTTCTATACAATCAAGAGCGTGTGAGTCTGAAGCAGGGCAATGCAGGCGATGCGACGACGGCGATTCAAGTGCAGGAGGATGGAACGCTGTCGCTGAACCCTGGGCGGATCGAGCCGCTCCATGAGGCGTTCACTAGCTCGCGCAAGCCGCTGGCTGCCGAATTTGAATTCCATGGTGAGCGCGTGGTGGTCATTGCGAATCACTTCAACTCCAAGGGCGGCGACCTGAAGCCCTATGGCAGCACACAGCCGGCAACACGCAGCAGCGAGGTGCAGCGAGCCAAGCAGGCGGCTGTGGTGAATGGATTCATCAAGGCGTTGATAGCGAAGGACCCGGCGGTGAATGTGGTCGCGCTCGGCGATTTTAATGACTTTCAATTTTCGCGCACGCTGAATATTGTAGCAGGGGATGAACTGGACAATCTGGTGAATAAGCTGCCGGAGAACAGCCGTTATTCGTATATTTATGATGGCAATTCCCAGACGTTGGATCATATCCTGACCAGCAAAAACATCTCTGCCTCCGCAGTCATTGAGGCGGTGCATGTCAATGCCGACTTTGCCGCGGAGCATGGACGCGTCAGTGATCATGACCCGTTACTGGCACAGCTTGCCATCGGCGGCAGGGAAGAAGGCGATTATGCCCTGCGTGTGCTGCATACGAATGACACCCATGCGCATCTGGACAACATTGCCCGTCGCGTCACGGCGATCAAGGAGCTGCGCAATGACAGTACGCTGGTGCTGGACGCGGGCGATGTCATGTCGGGTACGCTGTATTTTAATCGGTTCAATGGTCTGGCAGACCTGGAATTTATGAATCGCATCGGCTATGACGCGATGACCTTCGGCAATCATGAGTTTGATAAAGGGACAGGCGTGCTGGCGCAATTCGTACAGGCTGCCAAGTTCCCGTTCGTCAGCGCCAATATCGACGTCTCGCAGGATGGGCAGCTTGGCGGGTTATCGAGCGGCGCGGCGGGCGAGCCGGGCGAGCAAGGACGAATCTACCCGGCGATCATTAAGGAGGTGAAGGGGGAGAAGGTCGGCATCTTCGGCCTGACGACCCTGGATACGGTCTCCCTGTCCTCACCGGGAGATAAGGTGAAGTTCGCCGACTATAAAGCGAGCGCTGAGGCAACGGTGGCGATGCTGGAGCGCGAGGGCGTCAACAAGATTATCGCGCTCACGCATCTCGGCTATGCGGATGACCTCAAGCTGGCTGAGGCGGTAGCGGGCATCGACATTGTGGTTGGCGGACACTCGCACACTATTCTTAATGAGCCCGTCGTGGTGCGGACGCATAAGGAGCCGACATTAGTCGTGCAGACCGGAGAGTACAACGTATCGCTGGGGCAATTGGATGTAACCTTCGACGTGGCTGGTGCGCTGACGTCATGGAACGGGAAGCTGTTGAAGCTGGATGAGAAGGATAGCAGCGGTCAATATCGGTTTGCCGAGGACCCGGAGGCTGCGGCGAAGCTGAAGGAGTATGCCGAGCCTCTCGCAGAGTACCGCAAGACGGTGGTCGGTAGCACCCGTGTGCGTCTGGATGGGGAACGCGGCTCTGTCCGCAAGCAGGAGACGAATCTGGGCAATCTGGTCGCACAAGGGATGCTGGAGAAGGTGAAGTCGATCGTCAAGGAGCCGGATGTGAAGGGCTATGTGGCGATTCAAAATGGCGGCGGCATCCGCGCATCGATCCAGCAAGGCGACATCACGCTCGGCGACCTGCTCACGGTCATGCCGTTCGGCAACAATCTGTCCGCGCTCAAGATGACCGGCAAGGAGATTGCTGCTGCGCTGGAAAATGGCGTGAGCGGCGTCGAGACTGGCGAAGGACGATTCCCGCAGGTGGCAGGCATGCAATTCTATTATGATTCGACTAAGCCGGGCGAGAAGCTGGATTCCTTGACCGGGCAAGTGAAGCAGACGGGGCAGCGTGTGGTGAAGGTGCAGCTTCGCAATAGCAATGGCACTTATACGGATATGGACCCGAACGCCTATTATATCGTCGCGACGAATTCCTTCATGGCCGGTGGCGGGGATTTCTACCGCGCGATGCGGGCAGCGAAGGATGATAACCGTTACTATGAGCTGAATCTGGTCGATTACGAGGTGTTTCTGGAGCATCTGAACCGCATCGGTGTGGTGGGCCAGCAGGCAGAGGGACACATCATCGATCTCAAGGGCAAGGCGCTTCCAACCGAAGGCGAGCCGGTATATTATCCGTCTCCCGGCAGTGGTGGCGGCAACGGATCGGGCAGCGCGCCGGGAGCACAGCCAGCTCGGCCGGAGACACCGAATCAGCCAGGGGCGACGGATAACCAAAGTACGGAGGCTCCTGCTAAGCCGGGCGTGCCGACGAGCCCAGGAACACCGACTGTGCCGGGCTCTACGCCTGGTGGGGGCGAGACGGCTCCGAATACGGTGTTCAGCGATGCCGGGCAGCATTGGGCTAGTGCTGCGATCGCACAGGCCGCCGCCCGCGGAATCGTGAACGGCTATCAGGACGGCAGCTTCCGTCCGAATGAGACGGCCACTCGCGCCGAGTTCGTGACGATGCTGGCGCGAGCATTCAGCCTGGAGCAGAGCAGCAGCGCCGTGAAGCTCAAGGATGCGGAGCAGATTCCGACATGGGCGCGCGGCTCGGTCGCTCAGGCGATGGAACTGGGCATCATCACTGGCTATGCGGATCAGACGTTCCGCCCATCGGGCACCATCTCCCGTGTGGAGCTGGCAGTGATGGTGGTGCGAGCGCTCGGGCTGCCGGTCAAGGAGCAGGCAGAGCTGAGCTTTGCCGATGCAAACAGCGTTCCCGCCTGGGCGGTGCCGTATGTGGCAGCCGTAGCGGAGGCAGGGCTGATGCAGGGCGCCGAGGCCGGGCGCTTCCTTCCGCAAGCGAAGGCGACCCGTGCCGAAGTGACCGCGGTATTGCTGGCTGCGTTGAAGAATAATCCATAA
- a CDS encoding MarR family winged helix-turn-helix transcriptional regulator: MDEGSSYSAALLRVDEAFRQLRRHQISQWNKVDISGLGLSQARILLKLADEGPQKASALAEMLFVTSGAITGLADSLIAQGLIIRERGEQDRRVVMLEITDAGRELVSAIHKKRMQLLEELVAALSEEEIWELARLLEKLASSHQP, from the coding sequence ATGGACGAGGGGAGCTCATACAGTGCAGCGCTGCTCCGTGTGGACGAGGCTTTCCGGCAGCTTCGTCGGCATCAGATTTCCCAATGGAACAAAGTGGACATCTCGGGACTGGGGCTAAGTCAGGCGAGAATACTGCTCAAGCTGGCAGATGAGGGCCCGCAGAAGGCTTCGGCATTGGCGGAGATGCTGTTCGTGACGTCGGGCGCGATTACCGGTCTGGCCGACAGCCTGATCGCTCAGGGGCTTATCATACGCGAAAGAGGAGAGCAGGATCGTCGCGTGGTGATGCTGGAGATCACCGATGCCGGACGCGAGCTGGTGAGTGCGATTCACAAAAAGCGGATGCAGTTGCTGGAGGAATTGGTGGCGGCTTTGTCAGAGGAAGAAATCTGGGAGTTGGCGAGGCTGCTTGAGAAGCTGGCAAGCTCTCATCAGCCATGA
- a CDS encoding urease accessory protein UreD: protein MEPRIITADSGVQPAQLAVTFTAADGQTSISGKYHTAPLKIAKAFPLPDELGIIMMDVSPGLMDGDRYELSWEAQAVASVYLTNQSYTKVHPCGQHSAASLTQRFILGERAVVECMMEPVMLYKDAAYKGVTSVELARGAVWMQAEVLCPGRTLRQERFHYRELDNRLHVYYGSELIFAQRQRVLPARQWLDAPGAWQNSTHTGTFYCFSDRVAPEHVERLREALAAALPRREGRKVVTGVSLTDRHGLAVLAVGSSAWELQEALDIAWRTMRMLVLERPPLRLLRKQGG from the coding sequence ATGGAACCCCGCATCATCACGGCTGATTCGGGCGTGCAGCCTGCACAGTTGGCTGTGACCTTCACAGCGGCGGACGGGCAGACCTCCATCTCAGGCAAGTACCACACGGCCCCGCTCAAAATCGCCAAGGCGTTCCCGCTGCCAGATGAGCTCGGCATTATTATGATGGATGTCTCGCCGGGTCTGATGGATGGCGATCGCTATGAGTTGAGTTGGGAGGCGCAGGCTGTAGCCAGCGTCTACTTGACCAATCAGAGCTATACGAAGGTTCATCCATGCGGGCAGCACTCGGCTGCGAGCTTGACGCAGCGGTTCATCCTTGGCGAGCGTGCGGTTGTGGAGTGCATGATGGAGCCGGTCATGCTGTACAAGGATGCGGCCTACAAGGGTGTGACGAGTGTAGAGCTTGCGCGCGGCGCGGTCTGGATGCAGGCGGAGGTGCTCTGCCCAGGCCGCACGCTGCGTCAGGAGAGGTTCCACTACCGCGAGCTGGACAATCGGCTGCATGTCTACTACGGCAGCGAGCTGATCTTCGCTCAGCGGCAACGGGTGCTGCCCGCCCGGCAGTGGCTGGACGCTCCGGGCGCATGGCAGAATAGCACGCATACGGGCACGTTCTACTGCTTCTCTGACCGAGTTGCGCCGGAGCATGTGGAGCGTCTGCGGGAAGCATTGGCCGCCGCGCTGCCGCGCCGCGAGGGGCGCAAGGTAGTGACTGGCGTATCGCTGACTGACCGCCATGGGTTGGCTGTGCTGGCTGTGGGCTCCAGCGCCTGGGAGCTGCAGGAGGCGCTGGACATTGCGTGGCGCACGATGCGAATGCTGGTGCTGGAGCGACCTCCGCTGCGTCTGCTGCGGAAGCAGGGAGGATGA
- the ureG gene encoding urease accessory protein UreG, with product MCQGTGHHHHDHWEQPVLDRSRPVRIGIGGPVGSGKTALLETIARELAGKYSLGVITNDIYTKEDARILLSTGVLPEERIIGVETGGCPHTAIREDASMNFEAVEELQERIGHLDIIFIESGGDNLAAAFSPELVDRFIYIIDVAQGEKLPRKGGPGITRSDLLLVNKIDLAPYVGARLEVMESDTKQARGGRPYVFSNLHGGQGVAEIIGWIEHEMAHAHGTPHHHG from the coding sequence ATGTGTCAAGGAACAGGACATCATCACCATGATCATTGGGAGCAGCCGGTACTGGATCGTTCGCGTCCTGTGCGGATTGGAATCGGCGGGCCAGTCGGATCGGGGAAGACGGCGCTGCTGGAGACGATCGCGCGCGAGCTGGCGGGCAAGTATAGCCTAGGCGTCATCACCAACGATATCTACACGAAGGAGGATGCGCGCATCCTGCTAAGCACAGGCGTTCTGCCGGAGGAGCGCATCATTGGCGTTGAGACAGGCGGCTGCCCGCATACCGCCATCCGTGAGGATGCGTCGATGAATTTCGAGGCGGTGGAGGAGCTGCAGGAGCGGATAGGCCATCTGGATATTATCTTCATCGAGAGCGGCGGCGACAATCTGGCTGCGGCGTTCAGCCCGGAGCTGGTCGACCGCTTCATCTATATTATCGATGTTGCGCAAGGCGAGAAGCTGCCGCGCAAGGGAGGGCCGGGCATTACCCGTTCCGATCTGCTCTTGGTGAACAAGATTGACCTGGCGCCCTATGTAGGGGCGCGGCTTGAGGTGATGGAGTCGGACACGAAGCAGGCGCGAGGCGGCAGGCCGTATGTATTCTCCAATCTGCATGGCGGTCAGGGCGTAGCGGAGATCATCGGCTGGATCGAGCATGAGATGGCGCACGCCCATGGAACCCCGCATCATCACGGCTGA
- a CDS encoding urease accessory protein UreF has translation MKEQAAWLALQQLLDSALPIGGFSHSFGLETLVQEGDVRNGSGLEQFARAMLRQSWAPADAMVIKAVYRDVPKGRLDRLWQVDRLVHVQRLGLESRIGLEKMGKRLLRLAMAIHPELALAELAQAAKAGECSASHPLVYGWVCLRLGISLEQAVQGYLYSCVLTCVNSALRLLPLGQTEGQAILARLLPVIVEVWEEQCDQQPEEAWTNMPHAELAMMRHESLYSRLFMS, from the coding sequence ATGAAGGAGCAGGCGGCATGGCTTGCGCTCCAGCAGTTGCTGGATTCGGCGCTGCCGATCGGCGGCTTCTCTCACTCGTTCGGGCTGGAGACGCTGGTGCAGGAGGGCGACGTGCGCAATGGCTCCGGGCTGGAGCAATTCGCACGGGCGATGCTGCGCCAGAGCTGGGCGCCTGCCGATGCGATGGTGATCAAGGCAGTGTATCGTGATGTGCCAAAGGGCAGGCTGGATCGGCTCTGGCAGGTGGATCGGCTCGTCCACGTGCAGCGGCTCGGCCTGGAATCGCGCATCGGCCTGGAGAAGATGGGCAAGCGGCTGCTGCGGCTGGCGATGGCGATCCATCCCGAGCTGGCTCTCGCCGAATTGGCGCAGGCGGCGAAGGCTGGCGAGTGCAGCGCCTCCCATCCGCTGGTGTATGGCTGGGTCTGCCTGCGGCTGGGCATCTCGCTGGAGCAGGCTGTACAGGGTTATCTGTATAGCTGTGTTCTCACCTGCGTGAACAGTGCGCTGCGACTGCTGCCGCTGGGGCAGACGGAGGGGCAGGCGATCCTTGCCCGGCTGCTGCCTGTCATCGTGGAGGTCTGGGAGGAGCAGTGCGATCAGCAGCCGGAGGAGGCCTGGACGAATATGCCGCATGCGGAGCTGGCGATGATGCGGCATGAGAGCTTGTATTCGCGGCTGTTCATGTCCTAG